TCTTTTGCCGGCATTTCTACCCAGAGTTCATCGTCCCAATGACTTTTATCACCGATCTTGAATTCTAATAATCCCCTGGGAATATTGACAACAAATGTTTCCGGATAAGGATATTCATCTTCTTCATCCGGCTGGTTGATATAACCGTTTTCAAATTCTCCCGGTTCTCTAACATCGATAACAATTCGAATTTCTTCTTTCTCTAATTTTGTTTTGAAATCATCATAGGAAATTTCTTCAATGCCTTGCTTGGCTTCATTGACCATTGCTTTGGCGTTGGCAAAATATCCACCTTTGGAAAAACCTTTTCCGCAACCTGAAAAAAGAAGAAGAACAGCAGAAATAACTAAAAGGAAATATATTTTTTTTCCCGAAAGTAATCGGGATTTCATTTCATTCAACATTTCTCCTCCTCTTATAATGCGGAAAATTTTCCGGATTTTTCGTTCCATTTAACAAACATATACCAAAGCAAGAGAATTACTAAAATCAAAACAACCGCTCCAGTATAACCCAGAATATCAGGCAGGAATACTTTACTTCGTACAGATTCAGGAAGTATTTTTACAATCCCGGGAACAATAAATCCTTTGGATAAAGGAGCCATTATAATAAATCCGATAATTGCCATCCATAATTTTAAATGACCTTCTCCGGCACGCCAGAGTGCTCCTACAGCTCAGCCACCAGCCAAAGTCATTCCCAGACCAAAGATAAAACCACCCAAAAGAGCTCTTAACCAGAAATTAGCATAAACAGATTTCATTTCTATTGCTCGAACTGCTGTTTCTCCGGCATTCCCAACTCCAAAGAACTTCAGCACAGTAAATCCGATTAGA
This region of Candidatus Cloacimonadota bacterium genomic DNA includes:
- a CDS encoding rhodanese-like domain-containing protein, with amino-acid sequence MERKIRKIFRIIRGGEMLNEMKSRLLSGKKIYFLLVISAVLLLFSGCGKGFSKGGYFANAKAMVNEAKQGIEEISYDDFKTKLEKEEIRIVIDVREPGEFENGYINQPDEEDEYPYPETFVVNIPRGLLEFKIGDKSHWDDELWVEMPAKDEEIIIYCKKGGRGALAVHSLKQLGYTNVKNLKGGYRIWLDPDAPLEEAPKSSGGCG